In the genome of Ostrinia nubilalis unplaced genomic scaffold, ilOstNubi1.1 SCAFFOLD_42, whole genome shotgun sequence, one region contains:
- the LOC135087511 gene encoding histone H2B: MPPKTSGKAAKKSGKAQKNISKTDKKKKKHKRKESYAIYIYKVLKQVHPDTGISSKAMSIMNSFVNDIFERIAAEASRLAHYNKRSTITSREVQTSVRLLLPGELAKHAVSEGTKAVTKYTSSK, from the coding sequence ATGCCGCCCAAGACAAGTGGCAAGGCCGCCAAGAAGTCAGGCAAGGCTCAGAAGAACATCTCCAAAactgacaagaagaagaagaagcacaAGAGGAAGGAGAGCTACGCCATCTACATCTACAAAGTGCTGAAGCAGGTCCACCCCGACACCGGTATCTCCAGCAAGGCCATGTCGATCATGAACTCGTTCGTGAACGACATCTTCGAACGCATCGCCGCCGAAGCTTCCCGTCTGGCTCACTACAACAAGCGTTCCACGATCACGTCGAGGGAGGTGCAGACATCCGTCAGGCTGCTGCTGCCCGGTGAACTCGCCAAGCACGCCGTCAGTGAAGGCACAAAGGCCGTCACCAAATACACCAGCTCCAAGTGA